GGGGGTGCTTCACCGGAAGCACCAAGGCCAATTCATCACTGGCGTAAGGAACCACCTGCAGCAACTCGTTCAACTCAGCGGGTAATTCGCCGCCGATGATGGCGAGATCGATCTGGCCATTCGCCACGCTCCAACCGGTTCGTCTCGTGCTGTGAACATGCAGCTGCACGGCCACATCTGGGAATTTTTGCCGAAACAGACCAATCATTCGGGGCATCAGGTACGTCCCCGTGGTTTGGCTAGCACCCACCACGAGAGATCCCCCCTTCAGGTTGTGCAAGTCATCCAAAGCGCGACACGCCTCATGGCATTGACTCAGAATTCGATCGCAATAGCTCAGCAGCAAGTGACCGGCTTCGGTGAGCTGAGCCTTGCGACCTCCACGATCAAACAAGGACACCTCAAGCTGCTTCTCCAGGTTCTGGATCTGCAAACTGACCGCTGGCTGCGTCACATAAAGACTGTCAGCAGCTTTTTTGAAGCTGCCTTCGCTGACGATGGCGCGGAGAATACGCAGCTGATCCAGTGTGAAAGGCAGATCGGCCATATGCGACAGCCGACCCGGCAGGGATAGCTTCAAAATTTTATAGGGAAGAAACCCACCGCCCGGCAGAATTACCCTCCATGCAGCAACTCTTTGGATGAGCTCCTAGGCGGCGGAAGGCATCACTCCAGCGTGGTGATGCTGGTGCTGCTTTTGGTCTTCGCTGTGATTCACAGCGGTGGGGCTGCCCTTCGCACGCGCGCTGAAGCCAAAATTGGGGCCAGGGCCTGGCGCTTGCTGTTCGCTTCCTTGAGTATTCCTTCCGCGATTGTCGTCATCGGCTATTTCCTTGCCCATCGCTATGACGGCATAAGGCTCTGGAATCTTCAAGGCATGGAGGGCTTGGTGCCCGTGATCTGGGTGCTCACAGCCATTAGTTTTCTGTTCCTTTATCCAGCCACCTACAACCTGCTGGAAATCCCCGCTGTCCTAAAACCGCAAGTGCGTCTCTACGCCAGCGGCATCATCCGGATTAGCCGTCACCCTCAAGCCGTTGGCCAGGTTCTCTGGTGCTTTAGCCATGCCCTATGGATCGGCAGCAGCTTCATGGTCGTGACCTGCATCGGCCTGATCGGACATCACCTGTTCGCTGTTTGGCATGGAGATCGACGCTTACAGGCTCGATTTGGTGATGACTTCGTAAAGCTGAAACAAAGCACATCCGTGCTGCCTTTCGCAGCTGTCCTTGATAGACGTCAGACCCTGATTTGGAGCGAATTGCTGCGGCCAGCACAACTCGGCATCGCGATCGCGGTGGGGGTTTTCTGGTGGGCCCATCGGTTCATTTCATTGGGAGGCATCGCGTTCCTTCACTCACCTCTTGAAGGGCTTTTGAGCTGAGCTGCCTACACTCAAATCACTCTGCTTCACTCGGATGCCTTCGGCTGCCGATTTTGCCTGGCTGATCCCAGTGCTCCCCCTCGTTGGGGCACTGATCACAGGTCTTGGTCTTATTAGCTTCAATCGCACCATTAACCGGCTCAAAAAACCGGTGGCCTTGCTGCTGATCAGCTGCATTGGAGCTGCAGCGGTCATTAGTTATGCCGTTCTGTTTGAGCAGTTGGGTGGAGCCCCCCCCGTTGAGCATCTGTTCATCTGGGCGAGTGCTGGAGATTTCAGTCTTCCGATGGGGTACGTCGTCGACCCGCTTGCAGCAGTGATGCTCGCCTTGGTGACTACGGTGGCGCTGCTGGTGATGATTTATTCCCACGGCTACATGGCCCACGACAAGGGCTATGTGCGCTTTTTCACTTACCTCGCCATCTTCAGCAGTTCCATGTTGGGACTTGTGGTGAGCCCCAACCTTCTGGAAATTTATGTGTTCTGGGAGCTGGTGGGGATGGCCTCCTACCTCTTGGTGGGCTTCTGGTACGACCGTGAAGGCGCTGCTCACGCCGCCCAAAAAGCATTCGTCGTCAATCGCGTTGGCGACTTCGGTCTCCTGCTCGGCATCCTCGGGCTTTATTGGGCCACTGGAAGCTTCGGCTTCCAGGGCATTGCCGATGGCTTATCTGCAGCCATTAGCAGTGGTGTCGTGCCTGGATGGGCTGCACTCGCTCTCTGCCTATTTGTCTTTATGGGGCCAATGGCGAAGTCGGCCCAATTCCCACTCCACGTGTGGTTGCCTGATGCCATGGAGGGGCCCACACCGATCTCTGCTTTGATCCACGCGGCCACCATGGTCGCCGCAGGCGTTTTCCTCGTCGCCAGGCTGGAACCTCTTTACAGCCAATTCCCAGCGGTAGAAACATTTATTGCCGTCATTGGAACGATCACCTGTTTCTTGGGAGCCTCCATCGCTCTCACGCAGATGGATCTCAAGAAAGGGCTTGCTTACAGCACCGTGTCGCAGCTGGGTTACATGATGCTGGCCATGGGGTGCGGCGCTCCCGTTGCTGGCATGTTCCACCTGGTGACCCATGCCTTCTTCAAGGCGATGTTGTTCCTTGGATCTGGATCTGTGATCCATGCCATGGAAGATGTGGTGGGTCACGAACCTGTCCTCGCCCAAGACATGCGGCTGATGGGTGGACTGCGCAAAAAGATGCCGATCACGGCCATCACTTTTTTAATCGGGTGTGTTGCCATTAGTGGAATCCCCCCCCTGGCTGGCTTCTGGAGCAAGGACGAGATTCTTGGCCAGGCCTTCAACAGTTTCCCGCTGCTCTGGGCTGTTGGCTTCGCGACTGCAGGCATGACCGCCTTTTATATGTTCCGCCTTTACTTCCTGACCTTCGAAGGGGAGTTCCGGGGGAACAACTCTGCTCTGCAACAGGAGCTCATGGCTGCCGCAGGGAAACAAGTCGAGGAGGGTCACGATCACCACGCCGCCGGCAGTGTCCACGAGTCACCCTGGTCCATGACCCTTCCCCTAGCGGTTCTCGCAGTGCCCTCAGCCCTGATCGGCCTGCTCGGCACCCCCTGGAATAGCCGTTTTGCTGGGCTGCTGAATCCCGAAGAGGCTGCGGAAATGGCCGAACACTTCAGCTGGGGAGACTTCCTTCCGCTCGCCGGAGCGTCCGTTGCGATTTCCGTCACCGGACTCACGGTGGCCGTTCTCGCCTACGCCCTGCGCAGGATCGACCTCGGCGAACTGGTGGCAGCTCGCTTCCCAACCATCAATGCCTTTTTGGCGAACAAGTGGTACTTAGATGCCATCAACGAGAAATTATTTGTACGCAGTAGTCGCAAGCTGGCCCGCGAAGTCCTGGAAGTGGATGCAAAGGTTGTCGATGGCGTGGTGAATCTCACCGGTTTGCTCACCCTTGGCAGTGGCGAAGGCCTCAAATACTTCGAAACGGGTCGAGCCCAGTTCTATGCCCTGATCGTGTTCGGTGGAGTGATTGCCATGGTGGTTCTCTTCGGCGCTCTGGGCTGAGCGATTCGTTGATTTGCAACCTTCAGGAGTGAGGGTTATGTGTGTCAACGCCTATCGAGTGGATGCGCATTCGCCCAAGATTTCTACACTGCCAAAAGTGGTGAAAGACCTGTCCCGTGCTCGAATTTGCCGTTAGTGCACCCTTTGATCCGGCATTCGACATCTCAAGCGGTATCGTTCCGGCCACTTTCCCGTGGTTGAGCCTTTCGATCTTGTTTCCCATCGTTGGGGCCTTCATTGTTCCCTTCGTGCCAGACGATGGAGATGGCAAACAGGTGCGCTGGTTTGCACTCGGAATTGCCCTCACCACCTTCCTGATTACAGCGGCGGCCTATCTCACGGGATATGACCCCAGTTACAGCGGACTCCAACTATCGGAACGGGTCAGCTGGCTGCCCAATCTCGGGCTCACATGGGCTGTTGGGGCCGATGGCCTCTCCATGCCGCTGATCCTGCTCACAAGCTTCATCACAGCCTTGGCGGTTTTGGCCGCCTGGCCAGTGACGTTTAAGCCCAAGCTGTTCTTCTTCCTGATCCTGGCGATGGATGGCGGCCAAATTGCCGTCTTCGCTGTTCAAGACATGCTTCTGTTCTTCCTCGCCTGGGAACTGGAGCTACTTCCTGTGTATCTCTTGCTGGCCATCTGGGGAGGAAAAAAACGTCAATACGCGGCCACAAAGTTCATTCTCTACACAGCTGGCAGCTCTCTGTTCATCCTCTTGGCGGCCCTTGCCATGGGCTTTTTTGGAGGGGGCGTGCCCAACTTTGAATACAGCGTTCTTGCCCAAAAGGGTTTCAGCACTGGATTTGAGTTGCTCTGTTATGCGGGGTTATTGATTGCCTTCGGGGTGAAATTACCGATTGTTCCCCTCCATACCTGGCTTCCTGATGCCCATGGTGAGGCCACGGCACCTGTTCACATGTTGCTGGCAGGCATCTTGCTCAAGATGGGTGGCTATGCCTTGATGCGCTTTAACGCCGAAATCCTGCCCGTCGCGCATGCCCAATTCGCGCCCCTCCTGGTGGTGCTGGGAGTCGTGAACATCATCTATGCAGCGCTCACCTCCTTCGCTCAACGCAATCTCAAACGCAAGATCGCTTACAGCTCCATCAGCCATATGGGTTTCGTGCTCATCGGCATTGGCAGCTTCAGCGAGCTGGGGACGAGTGGAGCCATGCTTCAAATGATTAGCCATGGATTGATCGGCGCCAGCCTGTTCTTCCTCGTGGGTGCCACCTACGACCGCACTCACACACTTCAGTTGGATGAGATGGGGGCATTGGCCAAAAGATGCGGATCATGTTTGCCCTGTGGACTGTTTGCTGCCTCGCCTCCCTTGCCCTGCCTGGGATGAGCGGCTTTGTGAGCGAACTGATGGTCTTCACAGGCTTTGCCACCGATGAGGCCTACACCCTCAGCTTCCGAATCGTGATTGATGGCCTGGCTGCCATCGGCGTGATCCTGACTCCGATCTATTTGCTATCGATGTTGAGAGAGATCTTCTTTGGGAAAGAAAACAGAGAACTCGTTTCTCACTCCAATCTTGTGGACGCTGAGCCCAGGGAGGTTTACATCATCGGTTGCCTGCTCGTTCCAATCATTGGCATCGGCCTCTATCCAAAGCTGATGACCGACAGCTACAGCAACACGATCTCAGCGCTTGTCAGGCGTGATGTTGACGCCATGGAGAGGGTGACGCGACCCACAGCGCCTCTCATCCGCAGCAGTTCCCTTGTGCCAGCGCTCTTCTCGGCACCAAAACTGACACCAGCGTCTCAGCCCGTCTCGTAAAGATCTTCTTCCTTTCTCTGGAAATGCGATTCAGACCCTGAATCGCTCCTTAATTTTTAGACGCCTGTCGCACACTCTGTTCGCCATGCGTCAGATCAATTTCAGTTTAATTTTCATCTTCGGCCTCGGCACGGTGTTTTTCACGTTGGAGAACACCGCCCCCACAACGGTGAATGTTTTGCCATGGATGCACTACACCTTGCCTCTGGCCGCTCTGCTGCTCTTAGCAGCGGGGATCGGAGCTGCTGCTGCCTGGCTTTTTGCAAGCTGGAGCGGAATGCTCAATACGGTGGAGCGATTGGGCAAAGCCACTGAATTCGAAGCTCAGCAGGTTCGCATTCAAGAATTAGAAACCGACCTCGATCGC
This portion of the Synechococcus sp. ROS8604 genome encodes:
- a CDS encoding NAD(P)H-quinone oxidoreductase subunit 5 — encoded protein: MPSAADFAWLIPVLPLVGALITGLGLISFNRTINRLKKPVALLLISCIGAAAVISYAVLFEQLGGAPPVEHLFIWASAGDFSLPMGYVVDPLAAVMLALVTTVALLVMIYSHGYMAHDKGYVRFFTYLAIFSSSMLGLVVSPNLLEIYVFWELVGMASYLLVGFWYDREGAAHAAQKAFVVNRVGDFGLLLGILGLYWATGSFGFQGIADGLSAAISSGVVPGWAALALCLFVFMGPMAKSAQFPLHVWLPDAMEGPTPISALIHAATMVAAGVFLVARLEPLYSQFPAVETFIAVIGTITCFLGASIALTQMDLKKGLAYSTVSQLGYMMLAMGCGAPVAGMFHLVTHAFFKAMLFLGSGSVIHAMEDVVGHEPVLAQDMRLMGGLRKKMPITAITFLIGCVAISGIPPLAGFWSKDEILGQAFNSFPLLWAVGFATAGMTAFYMFRLYFLTFEGEFRGNNSALQQELMAAAGKQVEEGHDHHAAGSVHESPWSMTLPLAVLAVPSALIGLLGTPWNSRFAGLLNPEEAAEMAEHFSWGDFLPLAGASVAISVTGLTVAVLAYALRRIDLGELVAARFPTINAFLANKWYLDAINEKLFVRSSRKLAREVLEVDAKVVDGVVNLTGLLTLGSGEGLKYFETGRAQFYALIVFGGVIAMVVLFGALG
- a CDS encoding LysR family transcriptional regulator — protein: MADLPFTLDQLRILRAIVSEGSFKKAADSLYVTQPAVSLQIQNLEKQLEVSLFDRGGRKAQLTEAGHLLLSYCDRILSQCHEACRALDDLHNLKGGSLVVGASQTTGTYLMPRMIGLFRQKFPDVAVQLHVHSTRRTGWSVANGQIDLAIIGGELPAELNELLQVVPYASDELALVLPVKHPLARLPELSKEDLYRLGFVCLDAQSTTRKMVDQLLARSGLDVQRLRIEMELNSLEAIKNAVQSGLGAAFLPVVSIERELTAGSLHKPSVAGLQVRRQLRLITHPARYCSRAAEAFRCDVLPVFASADSPLRQPRPAVVGPEPVITDLDAP
- a CDS encoding lipopolysaccharide assembly protein LapA domain-containing protein, coding for MRQINFSLIFIFGLGTVFFTLENTAPTTVNVLPWMHYTLPLAALLLLAAGIGAAAAWLFASWSGMLNTVERLGKATEFEAQQVRIQELETDLDRYRSTVQTQLGLLPSGNSDSASTTSANPTVDIDSNS
- a CDS encoding NnrU family protein produces the protein MLVLLLVFAVIHSGGAALRTRAEAKIGARAWRLLFASLSIPSAIVVIGYFLAHRYDGIRLWNLQGMEGLVPVIWVLTAISFLFLYPATYNLLEIPAVLKPQVRLYASGIIRISRHPQAVGQVLWCFSHALWIGSSFMVVTCIGLIGHHLFAVWHGDRRLQARFGDDFVKLKQSTSVLPFAAVLDRRQTLIWSELLRPAQLGIAIAVGVFWWAHRFISLGGIAFLHSPLEGLLS